A window from Pseudobutyrivibrio ruminis HUN009 encodes these proteins:
- the def gene encoding peptide deformylase, whose amino-acid sequence MALLEIREYGKDDVLLKKCKPVKELTPRLKTLIGDMLDTMYDADGVGLAAPQVGVLRRICVIDIGEGPVVLINPEVIETSGEQTGSEGCLSVPGKTGIVTRPNYAKVKALNEDMEEIIVEGEELMARALLHEIDHLDGHIYVDKVEGELYNVEDFLEEIEDEK is encoded by the coding sequence ATGGCACTTTTAGAAATTAGAGAATATGGTAAAGACGATGTTTTACTTAAGAAATGTAAGCCAGTAAAGGAGCTTACACCACGTCTTAAGACCCTCATCGGGGACATGCTTGATACAATGTATGATGCAGATGGTGTTGGACTTGCAGCACCTCAGGTTGGCGTTCTTCGTCGTATCTGCGTTATTGATATAGGAGAGGGCCCAGTTGTTCTTATCAACCCAGAGGTTATCGAAACATCTGGCGAGCAGACTGGTAGCGAGGGATGCCTTTCAGTACCAGGAAAGACAGGTATCGTAACTCGCCCAAATTATGCAAAGGTAAAGGCATTAAACGAAGATATGGAAGAGATTATCGTGGAAGGTGAGGAGCTTATGGCAAGAGCACTTCTTCATGAAATCGATCACTTAGACGGTCATATCTACGTAGATAAGGTAGAGGGAGAGCTCTACAATGTAGAAGATTTCCTTGAGGAAATTGAAGACGAAAAATAA